The Henckelia pumila isolate YLH828 chromosome 2, ASM3356847v2, whole genome shotgun sequence genome includes a window with the following:
- the LOC140884287 gene encoding probable histone chaperone ASF1A, with translation MSAVNIKDVTVLDNPAPFLDPFQFEISYECLTPLKDDLEWKLVYVGSAEDETYDQVLESVLVGPVNVGTFRFVFQADPPDPSKIREEDIIGVTVLLLTCSYQGQEFVRVGYYVNNDYADEQLREEPPQKVLFDKIQRNILADKPRVTKFPINFHPENNGNEEVATASPEQVMDDVQAYEPISSNQSVVESL, from the exons ATGAGTGCCGTTAACATCAAAGACGTCACCGTTCTGGACAATCCGGCGCCTTTTCTCGACCCCTTCCAATTCGAGATCTCTTACGAGTGCTTGACTCCTCTCAAAGATG ATTTGGAGTGGAAGCTGGTTTATGTAGGATCAGCTGAAGATGAAACTTATGACCAAGTTCTGGAGAGCGTGCTAGTTGGGCCAGTGAATGTTGGCACCTTTCGTTTTGTTTTCCAG GCAGATCCTCCAGACCCATCAAAAATTCGCGAAGAAGATATCATTGGTGTCACAGTGCTACTCCTGACTTGCTCCTACCAGGGACAAGAATTTGTTCGAGTAGGATACTATGTCAATAATGATTATGCGGATGAGCAACTAAGAGAAGAGCCTCCACAGAAGGTTTTGTTTGATAAAATTCAAAGGAATATTTTGGCTGACAAACCTAGAGTGACAAAATTTCCTATTAATTTCCACCCCGAGAACAATGGAAATGAGGAAGTGGCCACGGCATCACCAGAGCAAGTTATGGATGATGTGCAAGCGTACGAGCCGATTTCCTCCAACCAGTCTGTTGTGGAGTCTCTATGA